CTATTTTCATACTAATATTATCCCTAAACAATTAAAAACCATAGTTTAGTTACAAAAGTAGCCGATTATTTTGTATTTTTGTGCGAAATATTTTAGGAAATTTATAACAATAAGGGTATTTGGATGTTTAATGTGAAATACCCATAACTAATAGAACCCTTTAGGTGATGGAAGTAGAAAATTTAATTAATAGCTTATTGGAACTGGCTTTTGCTGAAGATATCGGTGATGGTGATCATACAACATTATGCAGCATACCCGCGTCGGAAGTTGGCAGTTCAAAGTTGTTAATAAAAGAAGAAGGTATTCTTGCAGGGGTAGATGTAGCAAAAGATGTCTTTCATAAATTTGACCCCGAATTAAAAGTTGAGGTTTTTATAGAGGATGGGGCTCATGTTAAGCCTGGTGATGTAGCTTTTGTTGTAACAGGTAAAGTGCAGTCGCTGCTGCAAACTGAGAGATTGGTCTTGAACCTAATGCAAAGAATGAGTGGGATTGCCACAATTACTAATAAATATGTGAAATTGCTGGAAGGGACTAAAACAAAAGTACTTGACACAAGAAAAACCACCCCCGGTTTGAGGATGCTGGAAAAGCAGGCAGTGAAAATTGGAGGAGGAGAAAACCACAGGATTGGTCTCTTCGACATGATCCTTTTAAAAGATAATCATGTTGATTTCGCCGGAGGCATAAAGAATGCAATTACCAGAGCGAAACAATATCTCAAAGAAAAGAACAAAGATCTAAAAATTGAGATAGAGGTAAGAAATTTTGAAGAACTCAACGAAGCTCTGAATGTTGGAGGTGTCGACAGGATAATGTTGGATAATTTTACAGTTAAAGATACTCGTAAGGCTGTAGAAATTGTTAATGGAAGAGTAGAGCTTGAATCGTCAGGAGGAATTACATTTGAAACTATTAGGGACTATGCTGTTACAGGTGTTGATTATGTCTCCGTAGGAGCTTTAACACATTCTGTCAAAAGTTTGGACATGAGTCTTAAAGCCGTATAATACAATAATGATAGAAAGCGAAAATAAACAGGAACTGCTTGATAAAAGATATATGCGAATGGCCTATATCTGGTCTGAAAATTCATACTGTAAACGTAGAAAAGTCGGAGCATTATTAGTTAAAGACAAAATGATAATCTCAGATGGTTACAATGGTACTCCATCCGGATTTGAGAACATTTGCGAAGACGAGGACAATAAAACAAAACCATATGTTTTACATGCTGAAGCTAATGCAATAACAAAAGTGGCCTGTTCTAACAATAGCAGCAAAGATGCAACTCTGTATGTTACATCTTCTCCATGTATAGAGTGTGCAAAACTGATTATCCAGGCAGGAATAAACAGAGTTGTTTATGCTGATGCATACAGGTTAAGTGATGGAGTCGATCTATTGAGAAGAGCAGGTATCGAACTCGTAAATGTAGAGCTGAACGGATAAAAAAGATAAAAGTATTAAATGGGTACAGAAAGAAGAAAAGGAATATGGTTGCCTCTATGGATTTCAATTGGAATAGCAATTGGTCTGTTTATAGGGAGTAAGTTCAGCATCTTCAATACTCCCGGAAATCTTGTTGGTTCCGGTAAGTTAGATGCTGTATTAAACTATATACATGAATCTTATGTGGATACAGTGAACACTTATCAACTTGTTGAGGATGCCTTGCCTAATATTATTCAGGAACTAGACCCACACTCTGAATATATCTCGGCAGCAGATATGAAAAGGGTAAATGAGTCTTTGGAAGGTCATTTTTCTGGTATTGGTGTTAGCTTTTATGTACTTAGAGATACTATAGTTGTAACCAGTATTGTACCCGGTGGTCCTTCTGAAGCAGCCGGAATAATGCCCTGGGACAGGATTGTTGCAGTTGATGATTCTGTTGTTGCAGGTAAGAAAATTCGTAATGAGCAGGTTCTGAAAGTATTGCGCGGGGAAAGAGGGACAGAAGTGAAGCTGGGTATAAAGAGAGCCGGGAATGATTTTATAGAAAATATAACTGTAACCCGTGGCGAGATACCTGTTAAGAGTGTTAATGCTGCATTTATGCTGTCTGATGAAATAGGTTATATAAAACTTGGTGTTAATTTCGGGTTTAACACATTTAGTGAATTTATATCTGCAATATCCAAGTTGAAAAGTATGGGCGCCAATTCGTTTATAATTGACCTCAGAGGTAATGCTGGGGGGTCACTTGAAGTTGTTGTGGCAATGGTGAACGAGTTTTTGCAGAAAGGTGATCTCATTGTATATACAGAAGGTAGAAATTTTCCGCGTACAGACAACTATGCAAATGGTTCGGGCACATGCAAAAATGATGATGTTGTAGTATTAATCGATGAATTGAGTGCTTCAGCGAGTGAAATATTTGCAGGAGCAATTCAGGATCATGACAGGGGATTGGTGATTGGAAGACGTTCGTTTGGAAAAGGACTTGTACAAAGTCAGAGAAATTTTCCTGACGGATCAGCTGTCAGACTAACTGTAGCGAGATATTATACAGCATCGGGAAGATCGATTCAAAGGACATATGAAAAGGGAAGATATGATGAGTATGAGATGGATGCCATAAACCGTTATATTCAAGGAGACTATGTGAATATTGACACTTTGAATAATCTTATCCCTTACGAAACTTTAGGTGGAAGAACCGTTTACGGTGGTGATGGAATTATGCCTGATATATTTATTCCAAGGGATACTACAGGTTACAATTCATACTATAATAGTGTTGTAAACAGGCGTTTAGATGAAGAGTATGCTATGGTCTATTCTGATATGAACAGAGAAAGGCTTAGCACTTTCAGTACATGGCAGGAGCTATACAGATATCTTAGACAGCAACCACTTTTATTAAACCTGGTTAGTTACGCTGATAATAATGGTATCAGACGCAGACCCTACTATATTCAGGAGTCGGGTGAATTATTTGAGACTAATTTATATGCATATATAATTAGAAACTTTTTTGGCGAAGAGGCTTTCTGGGCTGCTTATTACAGGGAAGATCCGCTTTTAAACAAAGGTATTGAACTTATTGAAACCGGTATGACTAAAAAGGTAAATATTTTAAATGAGCAGTTTAAATAAAAAAACTTTTACCTTTGCATTCCAATCGAGTTACTGATTTATAAAAATAATCTTTATGAGTAAGTTTATACAGAACTACCTATCACGCAGAGTCCTTTCCAGAACAGCAATTTTGGCACTTGATATTCTGATGATTGTTTTTTCATGCCTGTTTATGTATTTAGTAAGGTATGGATTCGATGGGCTTACAGCCGAAATAAGAAGTGACGGAACAACAGTTGGGTTATTCTTAATTATCTTCAATATTATATCTTTTGTTTCCTTACGTACATTTAGTGGTATTTTAAGGTTCTCTTCTTTTACAGATTTATTGAGGATAGTTTATGCACTTGTATTAGGATATGTATTGACTTTTATTGCTATAGTTATTATAAGGAAATCAAATCCTCTGTTTCATCTTGACAATCTTACATATATATCAATATATTTCCTGAATACATTTTTAATGATATTCTCACGTATATTGGTTAAAGAGGTTTATGAAACCATTACCGGTAGTGATATGAAGCCTGTAAATGTATTCATATATGGAACAAAAGAAGCCGGTATAAGTGTTGCTAAAGCTATCAAGGGTAATAATGAATTTAACTATCGTGTGCTGGGTTTTATATCTGATGAAAGCCATATGATAGGGAAGGAACTCATGGGTGTTACTATTTATGAGAATAATCAGGATATTTTCAGGATTTTAGTAAGTAAGAATGTACATACTATTATTGTGTCTCCTCAAAAAATGGAGGAGATAAAGAATTCGGCATTACTTGCAAATTTTGTGGATCATGACATCTCACTGTTAACAACAGTACCTATTAACGAATGGAACGGTTCGTTGAAGAGCAAGGAACAATTAAAGGATATACAAATTGAGGATTTGTTACCACGTGATCCTATTAGGATTAATATGATAAAGATTGCCTCAAATATCGAAGGCAAAAGGGTAATGGTAACCGGCGCAGGAGGCTCAATTGGTAGCGAGATTGTTAGGCAGGTTGCTTCTTTTAATCCAAACAGTATTATTTTAATTGACCAGGCTGAAACACCTCTGCACAATCTGAAGCTTGAGTTAAAAGAAAAATGGAGAGATCTGAGAACAGAAATATTGGTTGCAAATGTAAGCAACCAATCGAGAATGGATAAGATATTTTCGAAGACCAGACCTCAATATATTTTTCATGCAGCTGATTACAAACATGTCCCAATGATGGAGGTGAATGTGTCTGAAGCGATACAAACAAATGTTTTAGGAACAAAAATTGTTGCTGACCTGTCTGTGAAATATAACGCCAATAAGTTTGTAATGGTTTCTACAGATAAAGCAGTTAATCCATCTAATGTGATGGGCTGTTCAAAAAGGATCTGTGAAATATATGTTCAGTCACTAGCAAAAAAAATAGAAAAGAGTGGAGAAAAATCCACGCAATTTATTACTACACGTTTTGGAAATGTGTTAGGATCAAATGGTTCGGTTATACCTCTTTTC
This portion of the Lascolabacillus massiliensis genome encodes:
- the nadC gene encoding carboxylating nicotinate-nucleotide diphosphorylase, whose translation is MEVENLINSLLELAFAEDIGDGDHTTLCSIPASEVGSSKLLIKEEGILAGVDVAKDVFHKFDPELKVEVFIEDGAHVKPGDVAFVVTGKVQSLLQTERLVLNLMQRMSGIATITNKYVKLLEGTKTKVLDTRKTTPGLRMLEKQAVKIGGGENHRIGLFDMILLKDNHVDFAGGIKNAITRAKQYLKEKNKDLKIEIEVRNFEELNEALNVGGVDRIMLDNFTVKDTRKAVEIVNGRVELESSGGITFETIRDYAVTGVDYVSVGALTHSVKSLDMSLKAV
- a CDS encoding deoxycytidylate deaminase, whose product is MESENKQELLDKRYMRMAYIWSENSYCKRRKVGALLVKDKMIISDGYNGTPSGFENICEDEDNKTKPYVLHAEANAITKVACSNNSSKDATLYVTSSPCIECAKLIIQAGINRVVYADAYRLSDGVDLLRRAGIELVNVELNG
- a CDS encoding S41 family peptidase — its product is MGTERRKGIWLPLWISIGIAIGLFIGSKFSIFNTPGNLVGSGKLDAVLNYIHESYVDTVNTYQLVEDALPNIIQELDPHSEYISAADMKRVNESLEGHFSGIGVSFYVLRDTIVVTSIVPGGPSEAAGIMPWDRIVAVDDSVVAGKKIRNEQVLKVLRGERGTEVKLGIKRAGNDFIENITVTRGEIPVKSVNAAFMLSDEIGYIKLGVNFGFNTFSEFISAISKLKSMGANSFIIDLRGNAGGSLEVVVAMVNEFLQKGDLIVYTEGRNFPRTDNYANGSGTCKNDDVVVLIDELSASASEIFAGAIQDHDRGLVIGRRSFGKGLVQSQRNFPDGSAVRLTVARYYTASGRSIQRTYEKGRYDEYEMDAINRYIQGDYVNIDTLNNLIPYETLGGRTVYGGDGIMPDIFIPRDTTGYNSYYNSVVNRRLDEEYAMVYSDMNRERLSTFSTWQELYRYLRQQPLLLNLVSYADNNGIRRRPYYIQESGELFETNLYAYIIRNFFGEEAFWAAYYREDPLLNKGIELIETGMTKKVNILNEQFK
- a CDS encoding polysaccharide biosynthesis protein — encoded protein: MSKFIQNYLSRRVLSRTAILALDILMIVFSCLFMYLVRYGFDGLTAEIRSDGTTVGLFLIIFNIISFVSLRTFSGILRFSSFTDLLRIVYALVLGYVLTFIAIVIIRKSNPLFHLDNLTYISIYFLNTFLMIFSRILVKEVYETITGSDMKPVNVFIYGTKEAGISVAKAIKGNNEFNYRVLGFISDESHMIGKELMGVTIYENNQDIFRILVSKNVHTIIVSPQKMEEIKNSALLANFVDHDISLLTTVPINEWNGSLKSKEQLKDIQIEDLLPRDPIRINMIKIASNIEGKRVMVTGAGGSIGSEIVRQVASFNPNSIILIDQAETPLHNLKLELKEKWRDLRTEILVANVSNQSRMDKIFSKTRPQYIFHAADYKHVPMMEVNVSEAIQTNVLGTKIVADLSVKYNANKFVMVSTDKAVNPSNVMGCSKRICEIYVQSLAKKIEKSGEKSTQFITTRFGNVLGSNGSVIPLFKDQIKHGGPVTVTHPEIIRYFMTIPEACQLVLEAGAMGKGGEIFIFDMGKPVKILDLAKRMIRLSGSKNIKIEFTGLRNGEKLYEELLNHAEYTKPTHHEKIMIANVREYEYDEISRMIDSLIKVSYEYDDMRTVRKMKEIVPEFQSINSPFEAVDRVLEKVSKETL